The proteins below are encoded in one region of Taeniopygia guttata chromosome 15, bTaeGut7.mat, whole genome shotgun sequence:
- the PUS1 gene encoding pseudouridylate synthase 1 homolog isoform X3: MAEDLIAAVASQTKRLNSSSEVVQRLEENGHQNKKLKSDADEEDAEDQNKKLPKRKIVLLMAYSGKGYHGMQRNVGSSQFKTIEDDLVSALVQSGCIPENHGEDMKKMSFQRCARTDKGVSAAGQIVSLKVRLIDDILEKINNHLPSHIRILGLKRVTGGFNSKNKCDARTYSYMLPTFAFAHKDHDVQEELFRLDRDTLERVNRLLACYKGTHNFHNFTSQKGPRDPSAKRYIMEMYCGEPFVRENVEFAVIQVRGQSFMMHQIRKMIGLVIAIVKGYAAESIMERSWGEEKVDVPKAPGLGLVLEKVHFEKYNRRFGNDGLHEPLEWTEEEEKIALFKEQYIYPTIINTEREEKSMANWLKTLPIHDFNSSAVEMQTNNRNSKKSSDLEGSDGCGDDSD; this comes from the exons ATGGCTGAGGATTTGATAGCAGCGGTTGCCAGCCAGACAAAGAGACTCAACAGCAGCAGCGAGGTGGTTCAAAGGCTGGAAGAAAACGGGCATCAGAATAAAAAGTTGAAGAGTGATGCAGATGAGGAAGATGCAGAGGATCAGAATAAGAAGTTGCCCAAAAGGAAGATTGTGCTGTTGATGGCATATTCAGGGAAAGGCTACCATGGCATGCAA AGAAACGTGGGATCTTCACAGTTCAAGACAATTGAAGATGACCTGGTGTCTGCCCTTGTTCAGTCAGGATGCATCCCAGAGAACCATGGGGAAGATATGAAGAAGATGTCTTTCCAGCGCTGTGCTCGAACAGATAAG GGTGTGTCTGCAGCTGGACAGATTGTGTCACTGAAGGTCAGGCTAATAGATGACATCTTAGAAAAGATCAATAATCATCTTCCTTCTCACATCAGAATTCTGG GCCTGAAGAGAGTCACTGGGGGGTTCAACTCCAAGAACAAATGTGATGCCAGAACCTACTCTTACATGCTGCCAACGTTTGCCTTTGCCCATAAGGACCATGAtgtgcaggaggagcttttTCGGCTGGACAGAGACACCCTTGAAAGGGTCAATCGACTGCTGGCCTGCTACAAAGGGACACACAACTTCCACAACTTCACATCACAGAAGGGCCCCAGGGACCCCAGTGCCAAGAGGTACATCATGGAGATGTACTGTGGAGAGCCCTTCGTCAGGGAAAACGTGGAATTTGCAGTGATCCAAGTGAGAGGTCAGAGTTTCATGATGCACCAGATCAGGAAGATGATTGGGCTGGTGATAGCAATTGTGAAAGGTTATGCTGCTGAGTCCATCATGGAACGTagctggggagaggagaaggttGATGTCCCCAAAGCCCCAGGACTTGGGCTGGTTTTGGAGAAAGTACACTTTGAAAAATACAACAGGCGTTTTGGGAATGATGGGCTGCATGAGCCACTGGAGTggacagaggaggaggagaagattGCTCTTTTCAAAGAGCAGTACATCTATCCTACCATTATCAACACAGAAAGGGAGGAGAAATCCATGGCAAACTGGCTAAAAACCCTCCCTATTCATGACTTCAACTCGTCTGCTGTTGAGATGCAAACTAACAACAGAAATTCAAAG AAGAGCAGCGATCTCGAAGGCAGCGATGGTTGTGGCGATGATTCTGACTGA
- the PUS1 gene encoding pseudouridylate synthase 1 homolog isoform X1: MLRWGLRVLSCGSSAPWRRQRSVGTAGPCPAPLWERVLAMAEDLIAAVASQTKRLNSSSEVVQRLEENGHQNKKLKSDADEEDAEDQNKKLPKRKIVLLMAYSGKGYHGMQRNVGSSQFKTIEDDLVSALVQSGCIPENHGEDMKKMSFQRCARTDKGVSAAGQIVSLKVRLIDDILEKINNHLPSHIRILGLKRVTGGFNSKNKCDARTYSYMLPTFAFAHKDHDVQEELFRLDRDTLERVNRLLACYKGTHNFHNFTSQKGPRDPSAKRYIMEMYCGEPFVRENVEFAVIQVRGQSFMMHQIRKMIGLVIAIVKGYAAESIMERSWGEEKVDVPKAPGLGLVLEKVHFEKYNRRFGNDGLHEPLEWTEEEEKIALFKEQYIYPTIINTEREEKSMANWLKTLPIHDFNSSAVEMQTNNRNSKKSSDLEGSDGCGDDSD, encoded by the exons ATGCTGCGGTGGGGGCTCCGCGTCCTGAGCTGCGGCTCCTCCGCCCCGTGGAGGCGGCAGCGCAGCGTGGGTACtgccgggccctgccctgccccgctctGGGAACGG GTTCTTGCAATGGCTGAGGATTTGATAGCAGCGGTTGCCAGCCAGACAAAGAGACTCAACAGCAGCAGCGAGGTGGTTCAAAGGCTGGAAGAAAACGGGCATCAGAATAAAAAGTTGAAGAGTGATGCAGATGAGGAAGATGCAGAGGATCAGAATAAGAAGTTGCCCAAAAGGAAGATTGTGCTGTTGATGGCATATTCAGGGAAAGGCTACCATGGCATGCAA AGAAACGTGGGATCTTCACAGTTCAAGACAATTGAAGATGACCTGGTGTCTGCCCTTGTTCAGTCAGGATGCATCCCAGAGAACCATGGGGAAGATATGAAGAAGATGTCTTTCCAGCGCTGTGCTCGAACAGATAAG GGTGTGTCTGCAGCTGGACAGATTGTGTCACTGAAGGTCAGGCTAATAGATGACATCTTAGAAAAGATCAATAATCATCTTCCTTCTCACATCAGAATTCTGG GCCTGAAGAGAGTCACTGGGGGGTTCAACTCCAAGAACAAATGTGATGCCAGAACCTACTCTTACATGCTGCCAACGTTTGCCTTTGCCCATAAGGACCATGAtgtgcaggaggagcttttTCGGCTGGACAGAGACACCCTTGAAAGGGTCAATCGACTGCTGGCCTGCTACAAAGGGACACACAACTTCCACAACTTCACATCACAGAAGGGCCCCAGGGACCCCAGTGCCAAGAGGTACATCATGGAGATGTACTGTGGAGAGCCCTTCGTCAGGGAAAACGTGGAATTTGCAGTGATCCAAGTGAGAGGTCAGAGTTTCATGATGCACCAGATCAGGAAGATGATTGGGCTGGTGATAGCAATTGTGAAAGGTTATGCTGCTGAGTCCATCATGGAACGTagctggggagaggagaaggttGATGTCCCCAAAGCCCCAGGACTTGGGCTGGTTTTGGAGAAAGTACACTTTGAAAAATACAACAGGCGTTTTGGGAATGATGGGCTGCATGAGCCACTGGAGTggacagaggaggaggagaagattGCTCTTTTCAAAGAGCAGTACATCTATCCTACCATTATCAACACAGAAAGGGAGGAGAAATCCATGGCAAACTGGCTAAAAACCCTCCCTATTCATGACTTCAACTCGTCTGCTGTTGAGATGCAAACTAACAACAGAAATTCAAAG AAGAGCAGCGATCTCGAAGGCAGCGATGGTTGTGGCGATGATTCTGACTGA
- the PUS1 gene encoding pseudouridylate synthase 1 homolog isoform X2: MLRWGLRVLSCGSSAPWRRQRSVLAMAEDLIAAVASQTKRLNSSSEVVQRLEENGHQNKKLKSDADEEDAEDQNKKLPKRKIVLLMAYSGKGYHGMQRNVGSSQFKTIEDDLVSALVQSGCIPENHGEDMKKMSFQRCARTDKGVSAAGQIVSLKVRLIDDILEKINNHLPSHIRILGLKRVTGGFNSKNKCDARTYSYMLPTFAFAHKDHDVQEELFRLDRDTLERVNRLLACYKGTHNFHNFTSQKGPRDPSAKRYIMEMYCGEPFVRENVEFAVIQVRGQSFMMHQIRKMIGLVIAIVKGYAAESIMERSWGEEKVDVPKAPGLGLVLEKVHFEKYNRRFGNDGLHEPLEWTEEEEKIALFKEQYIYPTIINTEREEKSMANWLKTLPIHDFNSSAVEMQTNNRNSKKSSDLEGSDGCGDDSD, encoded by the exons ATGCTGCGGTGGGGGCTCCGCGTCCTGAGCTGCGGCTCCTCCGCCCCGTGGAGGCGGCAGCGCAGC GTTCTTGCAATGGCTGAGGATTTGATAGCAGCGGTTGCCAGCCAGACAAAGAGACTCAACAGCAGCAGCGAGGTGGTTCAAAGGCTGGAAGAAAACGGGCATCAGAATAAAAAGTTGAAGAGTGATGCAGATGAGGAAGATGCAGAGGATCAGAATAAGAAGTTGCCCAAAAGGAAGATTGTGCTGTTGATGGCATATTCAGGGAAAGGCTACCATGGCATGCAA AGAAACGTGGGATCTTCACAGTTCAAGACAATTGAAGATGACCTGGTGTCTGCCCTTGTTCAGTCAGGATGCATCCCAGAGAACCATGGGGAAGATATGAAGAAGATGTCTTTCCAGCGCTGTGCTCGAACAGATAAG GGTGTGTCTGCAGCTGGACAGATTGTGTCACTGAAGGTCAGGCTAATAGATGACATCTTAGAAAAGATCAATAATCATCTTCCTTCTCACATCAGAATTCTGG GCCTGAAGAGAGTCACTGGGGGGTTCAACTCCAAGAACAAATGTGATGCCAGAACCTACTCTTACATGCTGCCAACGTTTGCCTTTGCCCATAAGGACCATGAtgtgcaggaggagcttttTCGGCTGGACAGAGACACCCTTGAAAGGGTCAATCGACTGCTGGCCTGCTACAAAGGGACACACAACTTCCACAACTTCACATCACAGAAGGGCCCCAGGGACCCCAGTGCCAAGAGGTACATCATGGAGATGTACTGTGGAGAGCCCTTCGTCAGGGAAAACGTGGAATTTGCAGTGATCCAAGTGAGAGGTCAGAGTTTCATGATGCACCAGATCAGGAAGATGATTGGGCTGGTGATAGCAATTGTGAAAGGTTATGCTGCTGAGTCCATCATGGAACGTagctggggagaggagaaggttGATGTCCCCAAAGCCCCAGGACTTGGGCTGGTTTTGGAGAAAGTACACTTTGAAAAATACAACAGGCGTTTTGGGAATGATGGGCTGCATGAGCCACTGGAGTggacagaggaggaggagaagattGCTCTTTTCAAAGAGCAGTACATCTATCCTACCATTATCAACACAGAAAGGGAGGAGAAATCCATGGCAAACTGGCTAAAAACCCTCCCTATTCATGACTTCAACTCGTCTGCTGTTGAGATGCAAACTAACAACAGAAATTCAAAG AAGAGCAGCGATCTCGAAGGCAGCGATGGTTGTGGCGATGATTCTGACTGA